The following are encoded together in the Montipora foliosa isolate CH-2021 chromosome 12, ASM3666993v2, whole genome shotgun sequence genome:
- the LOC137981086 gene encoding uncharacterized protein codes for MSFSGYFNFKNISFKFLHSRERKSCVDDKRFARSNIVLTFSISEPRSSAIDIQATFERAFWKLEPILSEDKKELAAATLRSIALNYTKRKGPKPLKPLVRSIQKLKKRDDIVITKPDKGSGVVVMDKLEYIRLLIEASIDDLTKFRPVSQQKPTTRGRPPKYHHPLLAKEKHLESVVRKILPKEMADSVCKKGSRLAHLYGLPKTHKTTLAMRPILSATGTYNYALAKWLDEKLKPLSTNEYTISDVFNFAEEIQHFKLDENGFLVSYDVTALFTNVPLDETIHILADKAFKDNWFNKTYNMNISKDDLIE; via the coding sequence AGCGTTTTGCTCGGTCTAACATTGTTCTAACATTTTCCATTTCTGAACCTCGCAGCTCTGCCATTGACATCCAGGCAACATTTGAGAGAGCTTTCTGGAAACTGGAACCCATACTTTCCGAAGACAAAAAAGAGCTAGCCGCAGCGACCCTGCGTTCAATTGCTTTGAATTACACCAAGAGAAAAGGCCCTAAGCCACTGAAGCCTCTAGTACGATCAATCCAAAAGCTGAAGAAACGAGATGACATTGTAATTACCAAGCCAGATAAGGGCTCAGGCGTTGTCGTTATGGACAAGTTGGAGTACATTCGACTGTTGATTGAGGCATCTATCGACGACCTTACAAAATTCCGACCCGTTAGCCAGCAAAAGCCAACCACACGAGGGAGACCACCAAAATACCACCATCCGCTTCTGGCTAAAGAAAAACATCTTGAGTCAGTCGTGCGTAAAATTCTACCAAAAGAAATGGCAGACTCTGTCTGTAAGAAGGGATCTCGCCTGGCCCACTTATATGGCCTTCCTAAAACGCACAAAACAACTCTCGCGATGCGGCCGATCCTCTCAGCAACTGGAACTTACAATTATGCTCTCGCAAAGTGGCTAGATGAAAAGCTGAAACCCTTGTCGACTAACGAGTATACAATCTCTGATGTTTTCAATTTTGCCGAAGAAATCCAACATTTCAAACTCGACGAAAATGGTTTTCTTGTCTCCTATGACGTCACTGCTCTCTTCACAAATGTTCCTCTTGACGAAACCATCCATATTCTAGCCGATAAAGCCTTCAAAGATAACTGGTTCAACAAGACTTACAACATGAACATCAGCAAAGACGACCTGATCGAGTAA
- the LOC137981087 gene encoding uncharacterized protein, whose product MGSPLGPLMANAFMCSVEEKLARENKLRSFYKRYVDDTLALVRDVSEAPDFLAWLNEAHPSIQFTMEIATNDRLPFIGMEIIKIDGSLETRVYRKKTNKGLFLNYPSHVDSRYKRSLLRTMLDRAKRLSSTQDFLSRECKNLKEIFLKLKYPEKLINSAINHLQHPKDPVQTPSDSPVRITLPFKDQKSADVVRRKLGDLGTKINQQLQSVFTSKKIADHLRVTEEKPPLINQQSPTTQHLFPLLPHLAVSDPMNGIKFLGEHLSGSMNVRTTIQSRLF is encoded by the exons ATGGGATCACCATTGGGTCCACTTATGGCAAACGCGTTCATGTGTTCAGTTGAAGAGAAACTAGCGCGTGAGAACAAGCTTCGAAGTTTCTATAAGAGATATGTGGACGACACGCTGGCTCTGGTACGTGACGTCTCCGAGGCCCCCGATTTTCTGGCATGGCTTAATGAAGCCCACCCCTCCATTCAATTTACGATGGAAATAGCAACCAACGATCGATTGCCATTCATTGGCATGGAAATCATCAAAATCGACGGCAGCCTTGAAACCCGCGtctacagaaagaaaacaaataaagggCTCTTCCTGAACTACCCAAGCCATGTTGACAGCCGATACAAACGGTCACTGTTAAGAACAATGTTAGACCGAGCAAAACGCTTATCGTCTACACAAGACTTCCTTTCGCGAGAATGTAAGAACTTAAAAGAGatattcttaaaattaaaatatcccGAGAAACTCATCAACTCAGCTATCAATCACCTCCAGCATCCTAAAGACCCAGTTCAAACACCATCTGACAGCCCTGTCCGGATTACGTTGCCATTTAAAGATCAGAAATCGGCTGACGTGGTTCGCAGGAAACTTGGCGATCTGGGAACAAAAATTAACCAACAACTACAGTCGGTGTTCACAAGCAAAAAGATTGCTGATCACCTGAGAGTCACAGAAGAAAAGCCTCCCCTGATCAACCAGCAAAGT CCAACCACACAACATTTGTTTCCACTTCTCCCGCATCTAGCAGTCAGTGATCCAATGAATGGGATAAAGTTTCTTGGTGAGCATTTGAGTGGCTCAATGAATGTAAGGACAACAATTCAAAGCCGATTATTTTAA